In one Pseudomonas sp. 31-12 genomic region, the following are encoded:
- a CDS encoding LuxR family transcriptional regulator, whose product MEMWKDSQLRQISNARNVESAYGMSLNLVQDLGFKFCAFSITSHSRGPHFERVNLNNYPSEWNVKYAQSHFSDEDPILAHCKRSTLPILWEEKIYSKAPGLWQAQKKLGLQHGWSQSFHDDKGLCSMLSLARSDSPITPYELYENLGYAMFISQQLHGLVAQNLPSRIPHSCPVLSTRELEILKLSADGKTAYEISRILYLSERTVNFHIHNAIQKLGVNNKIAAVIAAARACMI is encoded by the coding sequence ATGGAAATGTGGAAGGATTCACAATTAAGGCAGATATCGAACGCACGGAATGTTGAGTCTGCATACGGGATGTCACTTAATCTCGTTCAAGATCTTGGCTTTAAATTCTGTGCCTTTTCAATAACCTCACATTCGCGAGGACCGCACTTCGAGAGGGTAAATCTCAACAATTACCCAAGCGAGTGGAACGTGAAATATGCACAAAGTCATTTCAGCGATGAAGATCCGATACTGGCTCATTGCAAACGTTCAACGCTGCCAATTCTATGGGAAGAGAAGATCTACTCGAAAGCACCAGGACTGTGGCAAGCACAAAAAAAACTGGGTTTGCAGCATGGCTGGTCACAATCGTTTCACGACGACAAAGGGCTCTGCAGCATGTTGAGCCTGGCCAGAAGCGACAGCCCCATCACGCCCTATGAGCTATATGAAAACCTGGGCTATGCGATGTTTATCAGCCAACAACTGCATGGACTTGTCGCTCAAAATCTGCCTTCGCGCATACCCCATTCGTGCCCTGTTTTGTCGACACGCGAACTCGAGATATTGAAGCTGTCAGCCGACGGAAAGACGGCATACGAAATATCCAGGATCCTGTACCTCTCTGAACGCACCGTAAATTTCCACATACACAATGCGATTCAGAAACTGGGCGTCAACAACAAGATCGCGGCGGTCATCGCGGCAGCCAGGGCCTGCATGATCTGA
- a CDS encoding class I SAM-dependent methyltransferase, protein MPLLETPFAQLDLIRQPEQQNEPLQAFDAADEYLLNHLSEQQPAADTRVLVLNDSFGALAASLAGKVFVTSSGDSFLAFQGLEKNLIRNGQAFDTVPIVPANEKFTGPFDRVLIRVPKTLALLEEQLIRLQNHLAPGAQVIAAAMVKHLPRAAGDLLERYIGPVQASLAVKKARLLIATPETKSPAVSPYPSRYQLDTPAIELLNHANVFCREGLDIGTRAFLPHLPNNLGTARVADLGCGNGVLAIASALQNPEARYTLVDESFMAVQSASENWRAALGDREVIVRADDGLAGQEPQSLDVVLCNPPFHQQQVVGDFLAWRMFQQAREALVVGGALYIVGNRHLGYHSKLARLFRGVEQVAATPKFVILKARK, encoded by the coding sequence ATGCCCCTGCTCGAAACGCCCTTCGCCCAACTCGATCTGATCCGTCAGCCAGAACAGCAGAACGAACCGCTGCAAGCTTTCGATGCAGCAGACGAATACCTGCTCAATCATCTGTCCGAGCAGCAGCCGGCCGCGGACACCCGAGTGCTGGTGCTCAACGATAGCTTCGGCGCATTGGCCGCGAGCCTGGCAGGAAAAGTATTCGTGACCAGCAGCGGCGACTCGTTCCTGGCTTTTCAGGGTCTGGAAAAAAACCTGATCCGCAACGGCCAGGCCTTCGACACCGTACCCATCGTACCGGCCAACGAAAAATTTACAGGCCCGTTCGACCGTGTGTTGATCCGCGTGCCGAAAACCCTGGCCTTGCTGGAAGAGCAACTGATTCGCCTGCAAAACCACTTGGCCCCGGGCGCCCAGGTGATTGCAGCAGCCATGGTCAAGCATCTGCCTCGCGCGGCGGGTGATCTGCTGGAGCGCTACATCGGCCCGGTACAAGCCTCATTGGCAGTGAAGAAAGCCCGGCTGCTGATCGCAACACCTGAAACCAAATCCCCGGCCGTGTCCCCCTACCCTTCACGCTATCAACTCGACACACCGGCGATCGAGCTGCTGAACCACGCCAATGTGTTCTGCCGCGAAGGGCTGGACATCGGTACGCGAGCCTTTCTCCCACATTTGCCCAACAACCTCGGCACAGCGCGAGTCGCCGACCTTGGTTGTGGAAATGGCGTACTGGCAATCGCCAGCGCTCTGCAAAACCCTGAGGCCCGGTACACGCTGGTGGACGAGTCGTTCATGGCGGTGCAATCGGCCAGCGAAAACTGGCGCGCTGCGCTGGGTGACCGTGAGGTGATCGTGCGTGCGGACGACGGCCTGGCCGGGCAAGAGCCGCAATCGCTGGACGTGGTGCTGTGCAATCCGCCGTTTCACCAGCAACAGGTCGTTGGCGACTTTCTCGCCTGGCGGATGTTCCAGCAGGCGCGCGAAGCCCTGGTGGTTGGCGGTGCGCTGTACATCGTCGGCAACCGTCACCTGGGTTACCACAGCAAGCTCGCACGGCTGTTCCGCGGTGTTGAACAAGTAGCGGCTACGCCGAAATTCGTCATTCTCAAAGCCCGCAAGTAA
- a CDS encoding DUF2474 domain-containing protein: MAGKHSLEEIKEAEKKPLWQRLGWLALIWVGSVGALFIVASLMRMFMNAAGLSTH; the protein is encoded by the coding sequence ATGGCTGGCAAACATTCCCTTGAGGAAATCAAGGAAGCAGAGAAAAAACCGCTTTGGCAGCGGCTCGGTTGGTTGGCCTTGATCTGGGTCGGTAGCGTGGGGGCCTTGTTTATCGTGGCCAGCCTGATGCGCATGTTCATGAACGCCGCAGGTCTGTCCACGCACTGA